Proteins encoded by one window of Arachis ipaensis cultivar K30076 chromosome B04, Araip1.1, whole genome shotgun sequence:
- the LOC107636357 gene encoding uncharacterized protein LOC107636357, with protein MQGELYDRGNTEFVVDEIAPMGGRIALSACRLLLSAQTCDCDYFQALHYLCRHVLAACSYCKLDWRTYVDDVYRLTSIFNVYNMGFSPSIADDFLPLYEGPQVIPDPGMMRAIVGRPRTTRIRNSMDEPEPDRPKRCGMSRVLGHTRRQCPHHAGESGPHEGSNA; from the coding sequence ATGCAAGGTGAGCTATACGATAGAGGAAACACAGAGTTTGTCGTGGACGAGATTGCTCCAATGGGAGGAAGAATTGCTCTGAGTGCCTGCAGGTTATTGCTTTCAGCTCAGACATGTGACTGTGACTATTTTCAGGCCCTCCATTACCTATGTCGTCATGTGCTTGCAGCTTGTTCGTATTGCAAACTGGATTGGAGGACTTATGTGGATGACGTGTATCGCTTGACATCTATCTTCAATGTTTATAACATGGGTTTCTCTCCTTCGATAGCAGATGATTTTCTTCCCTTGTATGAGGGTCCTCAGGTTATCCCAGACCCCGGCATGATGCGAGCGATAGTGGGTCGTCCTAGGACTACACGGATAAGAAACAGTATGGATGAGCCCGAACCGGACAGGCCGAAGAGATGTGGTATGAGTAGGGTTTTAGGTCATACTAGGAGACAGTGTCCCCATCACGCGGGTGAATCTGGTCCTCATGAAGGGAGCAATGCGTAG